From one Bacteroides fragilis NCTC 9343 genomic stretch:
- a CDS encoding glycoside hydrolase family 2 TIM barrel-domain containing protein, whose product MVKVTEMFFRIFFFCSMLVFCSFPALAGEAEARVVLNMNTGWAFHRGEVESGGQPGLDDSGWIAAIIPHIMQLEKKHCGGDIIYDGVGWYRRTFRVPSQYKDKQIKISFEGVMNACEVYLNGQKISAHRGGYVGFVTDITTRINWDRDNLLAVRVSAEYDPLTPPGKPQAGMDFYYYSGIYRDVEMVISDPLHITHALEEEEVAGGGIFVTYPVVGKEKAVTHVKAHVRNEGKRKRKAQLRTQLIDKSGKIVACQLTPFRLSAGEAIHLEQNLEIVHPSLWHPYDPNLYTLQNEIVENGKVVDCHTESIGIRTIAYTRDGGFYINGESLYLRGANRHQAFAHIGDAAANSMQERDVIDLKRGGCNAVRAAHYPQDPAFLAACDKYGLLVVECIPGWQYFKNDSTFISRLYEVGKQMIRRDRNHPSVILWETALNESRYPAEIARNLYAIAHIEYPGDQMYTAGDYFGHADRVDCFDVFYKQVSRFPKDGDVMSNYPEDQIAVKPLFCREWGDGVGEKPRVSLMENEEEQLKQCRGRFLQLNGHGYFDWCMLDANPRMGGHFLWSYNDYARGAEQETMFCGIVDINRYPKFSYYMMQSMRDKEISQPGLYDGPMVFIASQNTASRYVSSVNEITVFSNCDEVRLFRNHHLIGKQMRKERTPLYRSIVEKGGSPCYVFNAGTYEAGELVAEGIVDGKVVATHSVRTPEQPRQVKIWLKEENIQPVADGSDMIPVYFKVCDSNGTLVNTSDVRIHISVSGEGSLIGDGIERIGINPQLVEGGVGYALIRTTCRPGKIHISVTADGLRGDTREIVTRRYDGVFVPEGYHVPYSGDEEEGVVVKATAWENVIRTKTPLKVVRVEATSEQKRYEASHITDGDDFSWWIADDESQPQIVLLELERSVNVFASRIRFQKDSSTYTHKVEISIDGKNWETLYERECTGWDFKPVQIGKELKYMRLTIEKSSEGAAGLAEVTLYQ is encoded by the coding sequence ATGGTTAAGGTAACAGAGATGTTTTTCAGGATATTTTTTTTCTGTAGTATGCTTGTATTCTGCTCCTTCCCTGCATTGGCAGGGGAGGCAGAGGCAAGAGTGGTGTTGAACATGAATACCGGTTGGGCTTTTCATCGGGGAGAAGTTGAAAGCGGTGGGCAGCCCGGTTTGGATGATTCCGGTTGGATAGCAGCTATCATCCCTCATATTATGCAATTAGAGAAGAAGCATTGTGGAGGAGATATTATTTATGATGGAGTCGGGTGGTATCGACGTACTTTCAGAGTACCGTCACAATACAAAGACAAACAAATAAAAATTTCGTTTGAAGGAGTCATGAATGCTTGTGAAGTCTATTTGAACGGACAGAAGATTAGTGCTCATCGGGGAGGTTATGTCGGTTTTGTAACAGATATTACTACCCGGATAAACTGGGACCGGGACAATCTGCTGGCAGTTCGGGTTTCTGCCGAATATGATCCACTTACACCTCCTGGAAAACCACAGGCAGGTATGGACTTCTATTACTATAGCGGGATTTATAGAGATGTGGAAATGGTTATCAGTGATCCGTTACATATCACTCATGCTTTAGAAGAGGAAGAGGTAGCTGGAGGAGGCATCTTTGTTACTTATCCGGTAGTCGGAAAAGAAAAAGCCGTGACCCATGTTAAGGCTCATGTCAGAAACGAAGGGAAACGAAAGAGGAAAGCCCAACTTCGTACACAACTGATAGATAAGAGTGGAAAAATAGTGGCCTGTCAATTGACTCCTTTTCGGTTGTCAGCCGGTGAGGCCATTCATCTGGAGCAAAATCTGGAAATAGTACATCCATCGTTATGGCATCCCTATGATCCAAACTTGTATACGTTGCAAAATGAGATTGTTGAAAACGGTAAGGTTGTAGATTGTCATACTGAATCCATAGGTATACGTACTATTGCTTATACCCGCGACGGAGGTTTCTATATTAATGGCGAATCACTTTATCTGCGTGGAGCCAATCGCCATCAGGCATTTGCACATATAGGAGATGCAGCTGCTAATTCTATGCAAGAAAGAGATGTGATCGATTTGAAGCGGGGCGGATGCAATGCCGTCAGAGCAGCTCATTATCCGCAGGATCCTGCATTTTTGGCTGCTTGTGATAAGTACGGGTTGCTGGTAGTGGAGTGTATCCCCGGATGGCAGTATTTCAAGAACGATTCTACATTCATTTCCCGTCTTTATGAAGTTGGGAAGCAAATGATTCGTCGGGATAGGAATCACCCTTCCGTCATACTATGGGAAACAGCGCTTAATGAAAGCCGCTATCCGGCAGAGATAGCCCGGAATCTATATGCTATAGCACATATCGAATATCCCGGAGATCAGATGTACACTGCCGGCGACTACTTTGGACATGCAGACCGGGTAGACTGTTTCGATGTTTTTTATAAACAGGTATCCCGTTTTCCAAAAGACGGTGATGTGATGAGTAATTATCCGGAGGACCAGATCGCAGTGAAACCTTTGTTTTGTCGTGAGTGGGGTGACGGAGTAGGAGAAAAACCTAGGGTAAGCCTGATGGAAAATGAAGAAGAGCAATTGAAACAGTGCAGAGGGCGTTTTTTGCAACTTAACGGGCATGGATATTTCGACTGGTGCATGCTTGATGCTAATCCCAGAATGGGAGGACATTTTTTGTGGAGTTATAATGATTATGCACGTGGAGCAGAGCAGGAAACCATGTTTTGTGGGATAGTCGATATAAACAGATATCCTAAGTTCAGTTACTATATGATGCAGAGCATGCGTGATAAAGAAATATCCCAACCGGGATTATATGATGGGCCGATGGTATTTATTGCATCACAAAACACTGCTTCACGTTATGTTTCGTCAGTAAATGAGATCACCGTATTTTCCAATTGTGACGAAGTACGCCTTTTCCGTAATCATCATTTGATTGGAAAACAGATGCGTAAGGAGCGTACTCCTCTCTATCGTTCCATTGTAGAAAAAGGTGGGAGTCCCTGTTATGTTTTTAATGCCGGTACTTATGAGGCCGGTGAATTAGTGGCAGAAGGGATAGTAGATGGAAAAGTCGTTGCTACCCACAGTGTACGCACTCCGGAACAACCTCGACAGGTCAAAATCTGGTTGAAGGAAGAGAATATACAACCTGTGGCGGACGGATCGGATATGATTCCTGTCTACTTTAAGGTCTGTGATTCAAATGGTACTCTTGTCAATACATCGGATGTCCGGATACATATTTCCGTATCCGGTGAGGGAAGTCTGATCGGGGATGGAATAGAGCGTATCGGGATTAATCCCCAGTTGGTGGAAGGCGGAGTAGGATATGCGCTGATACGAACGACTTGTCGTCCCGGTAAAATTCATATTTCGGTTACGGCAGACGGACTCCGGGGGGACACCCGGGAAATTGTAACCCGGAGATACGACGGGGTATTTGTACCTGAAGGGTATCACGTTCCCTATTCCGGAGATGAAGAAGAGGGAGTTGTTGTAAAGGCTACTGCTTGGGAAAACGTCATCCGTACAAAAACTCCGTTAAAAGTGGTTCGGGTTGAGGCTACTTCGGAACAGAAACGCTATGAGGCTTCTCATATTACAGATGGAGATGATTTTTCATGGTGGATTGCTGATGATGAATCTCAGCCCCAGATCGTTCTACTTGAATTGGAACGATCTGTGAATGTGTTTGCCAGTCGGATTCGTTTTCAGAAGGATAGTTCTACTTATACCCATAAAGTCGAAATTTCTATCGACGGAAAGAATTGGGAGACTCTATACGAACGAGAATGTACCGGATGGGATTTTAAGCCTGTGCAGATCGGTAAGGAACTGAAATATATGCGCCTTACCATTGAGAAAAGCTCGGAGGGAGCAGCCGGATTGGCTGAAGTTACATTGTATCAATAA
- a CDS encoding beta-galactosidase gives MNMNYRSLTLSILLGMIVHFTVEAQTLPEKQFFHPDRVKYDKDCFTIEGKDIFILSAAFHYFRCPQELWRDRFRKIKEAGFNTVETYVPWNWHERNMPKSVDDYSQCNFDDLKAWLHMAHEEFGLYTIVRPGPFICAEWAGGAYPRWLAKFCPDSYDTSFWLRSNHPEHMKWSEHWYNAVCRVFSEEQLTRKQPGEKGIIMVQLENEYIYFDMESEKKEEFLRVLSDACIRNGIDVPLFTCVTPEVRGSHDPVISQLFDMDNQYVWWNMHEAKSRIEKLKAEQPNAPAFVCELQGGWFSTVGGRLSEDSYLDGRHARGMALMAMAGGSTGLNYYMFFGGTHFAGWGARRMTTTYDYGAPLKENGGVGEKYAAVKGIGEVVDKFGGLLVRSRPVRFDVQGADNLTIGIRRAADGTLFVFLLNRDKKQAFRQLVNLTVEGKPMRIDCQLAALDSKLLVVHAGTDTVEWYPREQTLPERPVALPLPITITDVWRKDEDFRGDWIPLRKGKSLPELGVNDCRYSMYRSQVNLTQKEVDRYGSLVFELFTGDPVYVRVNGEFAERVSKDELDNTFIVSGLLHKGVNEIIAIYENRGHAHGYRPMEELSGVKQAGFGRRQTGIQPIEEWFVKSVGTDEPRLMPAVFAEDAGWEKILLDQQTIDNLATLQIAGLEKPKWPAAWILQEKAGCAVYRTCIRWTPEMIREGMTVLEFGCIDDAGTLWVNGVEVGTHEEWDKPYVINVAPFIHEGDNEIAMVVSNRSGAGGLLKGVRLKQEFEVIKKLNWEVSTDLGGICQDWNLGTGSTEGWSVVKLSADYPLVRKGELTGTVDGGRDALLTWYRLEFNMPRKNPSVWIPWKLIVNATGTGYMWLNGHNIGRYWEEGPQREFYLPECWLRAGEKNVIILGLRQSETKGACLFGAEVAPYTEDVECME, from the coding sequence ATGAATATGAATTATCGAAGTTTGACTCTATCCATTCTGTTAGGAATGATAGTACATTTCACTGTGGAGGCACAGACCTTGCCGGAGAAGCAATTTTTCCATCCCGACCGGGTGAAATATGACAAAGATTGTTTTACTATCGAAGGAAAGGATATTTTTATACTCAGTGCTGCGTTCCATTACTTCCGTTGCCCGCAGGAATTGTGGCGTGACCGCTTCCGGAAGATAAAAGAAGCCGGATTCAATACTGTGGAAACCTATGTCCCCTGGAATTGGCATGAACGGAATATGCCGAAGAGTGTGGACGACTATTCGCAATGCAATTTTGATGATCTGAAAGCATGGCTGCATATGGCACATGAAGAGTTCGGATTGTATACCATTGTCCGTCCCGGTCCTTTTATTTGTGCCGAGTGGGCCGGTGGTGCTTATCCGCGCTGGCTTGCCAAATTTTGCCCGGACAGCTATGATACCAGTTTCTGGCTTCGGAGCAACCATCCTGAGCACATGAAATGGTCGGAGCATTGGTACAATGCTGTTTGCCGGGTATTTAGTGAGGAACAACTCACTCGTAAGCAACCGGGTGAGAAGGGTATCATAATGGTACAATTGGAGAATGAATACATTTACTTTGATATGGAGTCCGAGAAAAAGGAAGAATTTCTGCGGGTACTTTCGGATGCTTGCATCCGAAATGGCATTGATGTCCCTCTTTTTACTTGTGTGACTCCCGAAGTGCGCGGTTCTCATGATCCGGTGATCAGCCAGCTGTTTGACATGGATAATCAATATGTATGGTGGAATATGCACGAGGCTAAATCACGTATAGAGAAGTTAAAGGCCGAACAACCCAATGCACCTGCATTTGTGTGTGAGTTGCAAGGTGGCTGGTTCTCTACCGTCGGTGGGCGTCTGAGTGAAGACAGTTATCTGGACGGACGTCATGCCCGGGGGATGGCTTTGATGGCTATGGCGGGTGGTTCTACCGGATTGAATTATTATATGTTCTTTGGCGGTACTCATTTTGCCGGATGGGGAGCCCGTCGTATGACTACTACTTATGATTATGGAGCTCCGCTAAAGGAAAACGGAGGGGTCGGTGAGAAATACGCTGCAGTGAAAGGAATTGGTGAGGTGGTCGATAAGTTCGGGGGACTGCTTGTCAGAAGTCGGCCTGTCCGGTTCGATGTGCAAGGAGCCGATAACCTGACTATTGGGATTCGCCGGGCTGCCGACGGAACTTTGTTTGTCTTTCTGTTGAATCGTGATAAAAAACAGGCATTCCGTCAATTAGTCAATTTGACTGTTGAAGGGAAACCCATGAGGATAGATTGTCAGTTGGCAGCTTTGGATAGTAAGTTGCTGGTGGTGCACGCCGGAACTGATACGGTGGAGTGGTATCCGCGTGAACAAACTTTGCCGGAACGTCCGGTCGCTTTACCTTTACCTATCACTATTACAGATGTCTGGCGGAAAGACGAAGACTTTCGTGGAGACTGGATACCGTTGCGTAAAGGTAAATCTCTTCCCGAGTTGGGAGTCAATGATTGCCGTTATTCAATGTATCGTAGTCAGGTGAATCTTACCCAGAAAGAAGTTGACCGCTATGGTTCGCTGGTTTTTGAACTCTTCACCGGTGATCCTGTTTACGTCCGCGTGAATGGGGAATTTGCTGAGCGTGTATCGAAGGACGAGCTGGACAATACTTTTATCGTATCCGGGCTTTTACACAAAGGCGTTAACGAGATCATTGCCATTTACGAGAACCGGGGGCATGCTCACGGATACCGTCCGATGGAGGAATTAAGCGGAGTCAAGCAGGCCGGTTTCGGACGCAGGCAGACAGGTATTCAGCCTATTGAAGAATGGTTTGTAAAATCTGTCGGAACGGACGAGCCCCGTTTGATGCCCGCTGTATTTGCTGAAGATGCGGGGTGGGAAAAAATTCTGCTCGATCAGCAAACGATTGATAACCTGGCTACCTTGCAAATTGCCGGATTGGAGAAACCGAAATGGCCTGCTGCCTGGATTTTACAGGAGAAAGCCGGTTGTGCCGTCTATCGTACATGTATCCGCTGGACACCAGAAATGATTCGTGAAGGGATGACTGTCCTTGAATTTGGTTGTATAGATGATGCCGGAACCTTATGGGTGAATGGTGTGGAAGTAGGTACGCACGAAGAGTGGGATAAACCTTATGTAATCAATGTGGCCCCTTTCATTCACGAGGGCGATAATGAGATAGCTATGGTGGTGAGTAACCGGAGCGGGGCAGGTGGTCTGCTCAAGGGAGTCCGTTTAAAACAGGAGTTCGAGGTGATCAAGAAGCTGAACTGGGAAGTTTCCACCGATCTCGGAGGAATCTGTCAGGACTGGAATTTGGGAACGGGAAGCACAGAGGGCTGGTCTGTTGTGAAGTTATCAGCCGATTATCCTTTGGTGCGTAAAGGAGAGCTAACCGGAACAGTCGATGGCGGACGGGATGCATTGCTTACCTGGTATCGTCTCGAATTCAATATGCCCCGGAAAAATCCTTCGGTATGGATTCCCTGGAAGCTGATTGT